A part of Streptomyces sp. NBC_01235 genomic DNA contains:
- a CDS encoding glycine-rich domain-containing protein — protein sequence MTATANDQKTGRAVAGEELFESLARFVVNHNEQSPERAERIADQAVAFLVTAATATVPMVPSDDVDLGLHALILHTKEYAVLCEQYAGRFLHHNPTPGGGTRDLEKVAASARAMKAAGFVVFDDLWTVDGTNLAQCDSDCGRPYGQA from the coding sequence ATGACGGCAACAGCGAACGATCAGAAGACCGGTCGCGCGGTGGCTGGTGAAGAACTGTTCGAGAGCCTGGCCCGCTTCGTGGTCAACCACAACGAGCAGTCCCCCGAGCGCGCCGAGCGGATCGCGGACCAGGCGGTGGCGTTCCTGGTCACGGCGGCCACCGCCACCGTCCCCATGGTCCCGTCCGATGACGTCGACCTCGGCCTTCACGCGCTCATCCTGCACACGAAGGAATACGCCGTGCTGTGCGAGCAGTACGCCGGTCGCTTCCTGCACCACAACCCGACGCCCGGCGGCGGAACCCGCGACCTGGAGAAGGTCGCCGCCTCCGCTCGCGCCATGAAAGCGGCCGGGTTCGTGGTCTTCGACGACCTGTGGACCGTGGACGGCACGAACCTCGCACAGTGCGACTCGGACTGCGGCCGTCCCTACGGTCAGGCGTAG
- a CDS encoding protein kinase domain-containing protein: MPGPTPELPIVVLDALMPTAQRLVINRRGSTVWEVDGPRGHYAVKLGHPIEATAEWPAQPWTALAPAREGAVLHRLGLNGIAYGEWEHGTWNFQPWHEGPDLYTLWEPCRKQGSSIKPHISVARGCAEALADLHVRGWAHGDVQPAHFIIGPERTHLIDLALARGGQVPEGYDFPFRGCLVHYEAPEIARSVLDTGEAEPTQEADIYALGASLLISATGWRAVEYPDDAPRPVQREAVANGRRRPVKVPGELGELVDTMLSHAPEDRPTIYEVVKALI; this comes from the coding sequence TTGCCCGGCCCAACCCCTGAACTCCCGATCGTGGTGCTCGACGCGCTCATGCCCACGGCCCAGCGCCTGGTTATCAACCGCCGGGGCTCCACAGTCTGGGAAGTGGACGGCCCTCGCGGCCACTACGCCGTGAAGCTCGGCCATCCGATCGAAGCCACAGCCGAGTGGCCCGCCCAGCCCTGGACCGCTCTCGCCCCCGCACGCGAGGGCGCCGTCCTGCATCGCCTCGGGCTCAACGGGATCGCGTACGGCGAATGGGAGCACGGCACTTGGAACTTCCAGCCTTGGCACGAAGGGCCAGACCTCTACACGCTGTGGGAGCCATGCCGTAAGCAGGGCTCGTCCATCAAACCCCACATCAGTGTGGCGCGAGGATGCGCCGAAGCTCTGGCCGATCTCCACGTAAGAGGCTGGGCACACGGTGATGTGCAGCCCGCCCACTTCATCATCGGGCCGGAACGCACGCATCTCATCGACCTCGCCTTGGCCCGGGGCGGACAGGTACCCGAGGGGTACGACTTCCCGTTCCGCGGATGCCTCGTCCACTACGAGGCACCGGAGATCGCGCGCAGCGTGCTCGACACCGGGGAAGCCGAGCCGACGCAGGAGGCCGACATCTACGCGCTCGGGGCCTCCCTGCTCATCTCCGCCACAGGCTGGCGCGCGGTCGAGTACCCGGACGATGCTCCGCGCCCCGTGCAGCGAGAGGCAGTGGCCAACGGCCGACGTCGGCCCGTGAAAGTGCCCGGTGAGCTGGGCGAACTGGTCGACACCATGCTCAGCCACGCTCCGGAGGATCGGCCCACCATCTACGAGGTGGTCAAAGCCCTGATCTGA
- a CDS encoding GntR family transcriptional regulator encodes MSPAPDSKQDRRPPYQHAADELRRDVLQGRIKPGEQMPSIRELQDRFGVANMTARAALNVLRDEGLIYTIHGRGSFVADHDAGGEFSVNYTAPAWYLANKGEKPSQTEQGEGRPDDAEAAGATLADMLTALRDEIRALSADHQELRREVEELKAQRSKP; translated from the coding sequence ATGAGCCCCGCGCCAGACAGCAAGCAGGACCGTCGGCCGCCGTATCAGCACGCTGCCGACGAGCTTCGGCGTGACGTCCTACAAGGGCGGATCAAGCCCGGCGAGCAGATGCCGTCCATTCGCGAGCTACAGGATCGCTTTGGCGTCGCCAACATGACCGCGAGGGCGGCGCTCAATGTGCTTCGCGATGAGGGCTTGATCTACACGATCCACGGTCGGGGCAGCTTCGTTGCAGACCACGACGCCGGCGGCGAGTTCTCGGTGAACTACACCGCACCGGCTTGGTACTTGGCGAACAAGGGCGAGAAGCCCAGCCAGACAGAGCAGGGGGAGGGAAGGCCCGACGACGCCGAAGCCGCCGGGGCCACCCTCGCTGACATGCTCACAGCTCTACGGGACGAAATCCGTGCCCTCAGCGCTGATCATCAGGAACTGCGGCGTGAGGTCGAGGAGTTGAAGGCTCAGCGGTCGAAGCCGTAG
- a CDS encoding SCO3933 family regulatory protein, with protein sequence MARIRVGLLPTSSFMVGTLPVPKYADQEKTQFATDRETGAKLYTLTLFFMEEDRAEALKITVPETGLPNGLKPGVPVMPVELFATPWARIFNGSLSDGIAYRADRVDLVGLAAEAA encoded by the coding sequence ATGGCACGCATCCGTGTTGGCCTGCTCCCCACGTCGTCGTTCATGGTCGGCACCCTGCCGGTGCCGAAGTACGCGGACCAGGAGAAGACGCAGTTCGCGACCGACCGTGAGACCGGCGCGAAGCTCTACACGCTCACCCTCTTCTTCATGGAGGAGGACCGTGCCGAGGCGCTGAAGATCACCGTTCCGGAGACCGGTCTCCCCAACGGCCTCAAGCCCGGTGTGCCGGTCATGCCGGTGGAGCTGTTCGCCACTCCGTGGGCGCGGATCTTCAACGGCTCGCTCTCGGACGGCATCGCCTACCGCGCGGACCGCGTGGACCTGGTCGGCCTCGCTGCCGAGGCAGCGTGA
- a CDS encoding DUF2637 domain-containing protein, giving the protein MTEDRITQRTITAVMIVIAALAFVFSFGNVWSLALRLGVPGPIAPLIAPMVDLSVVGLLVALRYLSLRGLPADQMTAATRLMHFSGLLTLALNVAEPIVAGHYGRAAVDAVAPLLLLGWGSVGPQLLRAFHTVARPAEPASLADEIESKPETAPDASRPAVPLTIAAPVPVAPHVAPAPASPAVKVPEPLLTEARSIATSHHAEHGEPITAAQLKARLGIGLPMATALHAAL; this is encoded by the coding sequence ATGACAGAGGACCGGATCACTCAGCGCACCATCACGGCCGTCATGATCGTCATTGCCGCGTTGGCGTTCGTCTTCTCCTTCGGCAACGTCTGGTCCCTCGCCCTGCGCCTGGGCGTCCCCGGCCCGATCGCACCGCTCATCGCTCCGATGGTGGACCTCTCCGTGGTCGGCCTCCTGGTCGCCCTGCGCTACCTCTCCCTGCGCGGCCTGCCCGCCGACCAGATGACGGCTGCCACCCGTCTGATGCACTTCTCCGGACTGCTGACCCTGGCCCTCAACGTCGCCGAGCCCATCGTCGCCGGACACTACGGCCGCGCCGCCGTTGACGCGGTGGCCCCGCTGCTCCTCCTCGGCTGGGGCTCCGTCGGCCCCCAGCTCCTGCGCGCCTTCCACACCGTTGCGCGCCCCGCCGAACCCGCGTCCCTGGCGGACGAGATCGAGTCGAAGCCTGAGACGGCTCCTGACGCATCCCGCCCTGCGGTGCCCCTCACCATTGCGGCCCCGGTTCCGGTCGCTCCTCACGTCGCCCCGGCTCCCGCTTCGCCTGCGGTCAAGGTGCCTGAGCCGCTGCTGACCGAAGCACGCTCCATCGCCACGTCCCACCACGCCGAGCACGGCGAACCGATCACGGCGGCCCAGCTCAAGGCGCGACTCGGGATCGGCCTCCCCATGGCCACCGCGCTTCACGCCGCTCTGTAG
- a CDS encoding helix-turn-helix transcriptional regulator translates to MTTPTTADKRTLTLVEALAEIRVSRAAFYRMRARGQAPRHLKLPNGQIRIRQADLDAWFDGCEVQEAC, encoded by the coding sequence GTGACCACTCCGACCACCGCCGACAAGCGAACGCTGACGCTGGTCGAAGCACTCGCTGAGATCAGGGTCTCCCGCGCAGCCTTCTACCGAATGCGCGCCCGGGGCCAGGCACCGAGGCACCTGAAGCTCCCCAACGGCCAGATACGTATCCGCCAGGCCGACCTCGACGCCTGGTTCGACGGCTGCGAGGTGCAGGAAGCATGCTGA
- a CDS encoding IS481 family transposase, with protein sequence MSVVEQRYRAVLAVLAGATVTEIAAQLGVSRQTVSGWKSRYAASGLAGLADRSRRPASCPHQASAEVEAAVCELRRKHPRWGPRRIAHVLERSGEVSPVPSRMTVYRILVRHGLVEPGVRRRKRSDYKRWQRDRAMQLWQMDIVGGVMLVNPVTGELTEAKVVTGVDDHSRYCVIASVVERATGRAVCAAFAQALQTFGVPEEVLTDNGKQFTDRFGQGGEVLFDRICRENGIAHRLTQPASPTTTGKVERFHQTLRRELLDDCGAFESIAAAQAALDAWVEEYNSERPHQALDMQSPADRFTPVPEQERDVLSLRIPGVLALVPQQRTAPVVVPDPAEAVPVPAPPEVVPADEGGPVEFERVVPASGNLQVAGKQFWLSPARSGLTVTFWADTSVIHVLVAGTRIKTVRSHLSVSDLAVLAARGGRAAGPAPLPVGDGAAFEVDRVVNNSGLVGLGGHQVLAAEILGGRQVGIRIDGETLSFFDLSSRELLRVRPNPLSSDEVQRLRGLRPAGPPPRPSVEPVRVQRRISAVGTIMVCRQSVSLGRPYAGQTVTVHVSDATLTVHLDGQVRVIQRTTDIPVRHVKANKPREVSDVV encoded by the coding sequence TTGTCGGTTGTCGAGCAGAGATACCGGGCTGTTCTGGCGGTGCTGGCGGGTGCGACGGTGACGGAGATCGCCGCTCAGCTAGGTGTTTCCAGGCAGACCGTGAGCGGGTGGAAGTCCCGGTATGCCGCGTCGGGCCTGGCTGGACTGGCGGACCGTTCCCGTAGGCCGGCTTCGTGTCCGCATCAGGCGTCTGCCGAGGTGGAGGCGGCTGTGTGTGAGCTGCGGCGCAAGCATCCCCGGTGGGGGCCGCGGCGGATCGCTCATGTGCTGGAGCGGTCCGGGGAGGTGAGCCCGGTGCCGTCACGGATGACGGTGTATCGGATCCTGGTGCGGCATGGGCTGGTGGAGCCGGGGGTCAGGCGCCGGAAGCGGTCGGATTACAAGCGCTGGCAGCGGGACCGTGCCATGCAGTTGTGGCAGATGGACATCGTCGGCGGGGTGATGCTGGTCAACCCGGTCACCGGCGAGCTGACCGAGGCCAAGGTCGTGACCGGCGTGGATGACCATTCCCGGTACTGCGTGATCGCATCGGTGGTCGAGCGGGCGACCGGCCGGGCGGTCTGCGCGGCGTTCGCCCAAGCCTTGCAGACGTTCGGGGTGCCGGAAGAGGTGCTCACGGACAACGGCAAACAGTTCACCGACCGGTTCGGGCAGGGCGGTGAGGTGCTGTTCGACCGGATCTGCCGGGAGAACGGGATCGCGCACCGGCTGACCCAGCCGGCGTCGCCGACCACGACGGGCAAGGTCGAGCGGTTCCATCAGACGCTGCGGCGTGAACTCCTCGACGACTGCGGCGCGTTCGAGAGCATCGCAGCGGCTCAGGCGGCGCTGGATGCGTGGGTGGAGGAGTACAACTCCGAGCGGCCGCACCAGGCCCTGGACATGCAGTCCCCGGCGGACCGGTTCACCCCGGTTCCCGAGCAGGAACGGGACGTGCTGAGCCTGAGGATCCCTGGAGTGCTTGCCCTGGTGCCGCAGCAGCGGACGGCGCCTGTGGTGGTCCCGGATCCGGCCGAAGCGGTGCCTGTTCCCGCCCCTCCCGAGGTGGTGCCGGCGGACGAGGGCGGGCCGGTGGAGTTCGAGCGGGTGGTGCCTGCGAGTGGGAATCTGCAGGTGGCGGGCAAGCAGTTCTGGCTCAGTCCGGCCCGCTCGGGGCTGACGGTGACGTTCTGGGCCGACACCTCGGTGATCCATGTGCTGGTCGCGGGGACGCGGATCAAGACCGTGCGCTCGCACCTGTCCGTCTCTGATCTGGCGGTGCTGGCGGCCCGGGGAGGACGTGCGGCCGGCCCGGCACCGCTGCCTGTCGGCGACGGGGCGGCGTTCGAGGTGGACCGGGTGGTGAACAACAGCGGGCTGGTGGGCCTGGGCGGGCACCAGGTGCTGGCCGCGGAGATTCTCGGCGGCCGCCAGGTGGGCATCCGGATAGACGGTGAGACGCTGTCGTTCTTCGACCTGTCCTCGCGGGAGCTGCTGCGGGTGCGGCCCAACCCGCTCAGCTCCGACGAAGTCCAGCGTCTGCGCGGTCTGCGGCCCGCAGGCCCGCCGCCCAGGCCGAGCGTGGAGCCGGTGCGGGTGCAGCGGCGGATCAGCGCTGTGGGCACGATCATGGTCTGCCGCCAGAGCGTCTCCCTCGGCCGCCCCTACGCAGGCCAGACGGTGACCGTGCACGTGTCGGACGCGACCCTCACCGTCCACCTGGACGGCCAGGTCCGCGTCATCCAGCGCACCACCGACATTCCCGTCCGCCACGTGAAGGCGAACAAACCCCGTGAAGTTTCCGATGTTGTCTAG
- a CDS encoding tyrosine-type recombinase/integrase has translation MLTYDVQVWGIRKRPNRAAAYQLRWRVGPRPFSKSYKIKAQADGRRAELLTALRNREQFDTETGLPASEVQALNSATWYAHTRTYAEMKWSGASAKHRASIADTLATITPKLVKDNRGAPAPKVLRIALYSWVYRFVLGNDGTLKPRIDVEEPPADIVAALDWISRKSVDITALNTPSVVRAALDALKLKQDGTAAAENTVNRKRTVFSNCLRYAVERELLATLPLDKVDWTPPETDDEIDFRFVPGPKLAKALIDAVGEQGARGRHLVAFFGCLYYAANRPGEAANLREDDFTLPEDGWGEVLLSTSTPRVGSGWTDTGESFDTRGLKKRARKATRPVPIPPVLVRLVREHIKEFGIAEDGRLFRAAQGGGLLSKEYGEVWKAARLVVLTESEAASPLADVPYSLRHAGVSLWLESGVSPAEVARRAGHSIAVLFRFYAKAIHRNQQHANQQIERALGAADGE, from the coding sequence ATGCTGACCTACGACGTTCAGGTCTGGGGCATCCGCAAGCGCCCAAACCGTGCGGCGGCGTACCAGCTCCGTTGGCGCGTCGGTCCGCGCCCCTTCTCCAAGAGCTACAAGATCAAGGCCCAGGCTGACGGGCGCCGTGCAGAGCTGCTCACTGCCCTGCGCAACCGTGAGCAGTTCGACACGGAGACCGGTCTTCCCGCCTCGGAGGTGCAGGCGCTCAACTCCGCCACCTGGTACGCCCACACCCGTACGTACGCGGAAATGAAGTGGTCCGGTGCCTCGGCCAAGCACCGCGCGAGCATCGCTGACACGCTGGCCACCATCACGCCGAAGCTGGTCAAGGACAACCGCGGGGCCCCTGCTCCCAAGGTGCTCCGCATCGCCCTCTACTCGTGGGTCTACCGCTTCGTCCTCGGCAACGACGGAACGCTGAAGCCTCGCATCGACGTCGAGGAACCTCCCGCCGACATCGTGGCGGCGCTGGACTGGATCAGCCGAAAGTCTGTCGACATCACCGCGCTCAACACGCCTTCGGTGGTGCGTGCGGCGCTCGACGCTCTGAAGCTGAAGCAAGACGGCACGGCCGCTGCCGAGAACACGGTGAATCGCAAACGGACAGTCTTCAGCAACTGCCTCCGGTACGCGGTGGAACGGGAGTTGCTGGCGACCCTGCCCCTCGACAAGGTCGACTGGACCCCGCCCGAAACTGACGACGAGATCGACTTCCGGTTCGTGCCCGGCCCGAAGCTGGCGAAGGCGCTGATCGACGCTGTAGGCGAGCAGGGGGCACGGGGACGGCACCTCGTGGCGTTCTTCGGCTGCCTCTACTACGCGGCCAACCGCCCTGGGGAGGCGGCCAATCTCCGGGAAGACGACTTCACCTTGCCCGAAGATGGCTGGGGGGAAGTGCTGCTGTCGACGAGCACACCCCGAGTCGGCTCCGGGTGGACCGACACGGGCGAGTCGTTCGATACGCGCGGCCTGAAGAAGCGGGCCCGCAAGGCGACCCGACCTGTACCGATTCCCCCCGTCCTCGTGCGCCTGGTCCGCGAGCACATCAAGGAGTTCGGCATTGCGGAAGACGGCCGGCTGTTCCGTGCGGCCCAAGGTGGCGGCCTGCTGTCCAAGGAGTACGGGGAGGTTTGGAAGGCCGCTCGACTCGTGGTGCTGACCGAATCTGAAGCGGCTTCCCCCCTGGCTGACGTGCCGTACTCCCTGCGCCACGCGGGCGTCTCGCTCTGGCTTGAGTCCGGCGTCTCCCCGGCTGAGGTCGCACGCCGGGCAGGCCACAGCATCGCAGTCCTGTTCCGCTTCTACGCAAAGGCGATCCACCGCAACCAGCAGCACGCGAACCAACAGATCGAGCGGGCCTTGGGGGCTGCTGACGGCGAATAG
- a CDS encoding replication initiator — protein MRRPLDVRHIISPGLRDLVELANTHDFDRVTEQVRNLRGCTSPVNLHGWTVTTDQTTKQVVRSYRSEDEPSGRLLTACGNRRASRCPACSRLYAADTYHLIKAGLSGGKNVAEAVRDHPRAFVTLTAPSFGPVHNRPTTDAGKPRPCACGESHPQDAPELGTPLHPASYDYTGAVLWNAHAGALWARFTTYLRRALAEHLGMTQKALNAALRVSFAKVAEYQQRGLVHFHAVVRLDGPDGHTTSPPAWATFDALSVAVDLAVERARLMVESDAVGERVIRWGGRFKVDEISALGDGELTDAKVAGYVAKYATKNAEGAGTVDRTLMCRPCAGRGHVRGPDGFRDLCADCDGTGQAEPLTSLPVQQHARQMIRTAWALGHLPEFAHLKLWKWAHMLGFRGHFSSKSRAYSTTLGALRDVRRAWRTAQAEAARIRAGLPVDDENTTLVTASSWTYLSSGYRPGEELLAAQIRHDSAHTERLKSEGEPWL, from the coding sequence ATGCGCCGCCCCCTCGACGTGCGCCACATCATCAGCCCCGGCCTGCGGGACCTGGTCGAGCTGGCCAACACACACGACTTCGACCGCGTGACGGAACAGGTCCGCAACCTGCGCGGCTGCACCAGCCCCGTCAACCTGCACGGCTGGACGGTCACCACCGACCAGACCACCAAGCAAGTGGTCCGCTCCTACCGCTCTGAAGACGAACCCTCCGGACGCCTCCTCACCGCCTGCGGCAACCGCCGGGCCTCCCGTTGCCCGGCCTGCTCCCGCCTCTACGCGGCCGACACCTACCACCTGATCAAGGCCGGGCTGTCCGGCGGCAAGAACGTCGCCGAAGCCGTCCGCGACCACCCCCGCGCATTCGTCACCCTCACCGCCCCGTCGTTCGGCCCCGTCCACAACCGCCCCACGACCGACGCGGGCAAGCCCCGTCCCTGTGCATGCGGCGAAAGCCACCCCCAGGACGCGCCCGAACTCGGCACTCCACTCCACCCGGCAAGCTACGACTACACCGGCGCCGTTTTGTGGAACGCCCACGCTGGGGCGCTGTGGGCACGCTTCACCACCTACCTGCGCCGCGCCCTCGCCGAGCACCTCGGCATGACACAGAAGGCGCTCAACGCGGCGCTCCGCGTCTCCTTCGCCAAGGTCGCCGAGTACCAGCAACGCGGCCTGGTCCACTTCCACGCGGTCGTCCGCTTAGACGGCCCCGACGGCCACACCACCTCGCCCCCGGCCTGGGCCACCTTCGACGCACTCAGCGTCGCCGTCGATCTGGCGGTCGAGCGTGCCCGGCTCATGGTCGAGTCGGACGCGGTCGGCGAACGCGTCATCAGATGGGGCGGCCGCTTCAAGGTTGACGAGATCTCTGCCCTGGGCGACGGCGAACTCACGGACGCCAAGGTCGCCGGATACGTCGCCAAGTACGCCACCAAGAACGCGGAAGGCGCGGGCACCGTAGACCGCACCCTCATGTGCCGCCCCTGCGCCGGACGGGGCCACGTACGAGGCCCTGACGGCTTCCGTGACCTCTGCGCCGACTGCGACGGCACCGGCCAAGCCGAACCCCTCACCAGCCTCCCCGTCCAGCAGCACGCCCGGCAGATGATCCGCACCGCCTGGGCCCTCGGCCACCTCCCCGAGTTCGCCCACCTGAAGCTCTGGAAGTGGGCACACATGCTCGGCTTCCGCGGCCACTTCTCCAGCAAATCCCGCGCGTACTCGACCACCCTCGGCGCGCTCCGCGACGTACGCCGCGCCTGGCGCACCGCCCAAGCCGAAGCCGCCCGCATCCGCGCCGGCCTCCCCGTGGACGACGAGAACACCACCCTCGTCACCGCCTCCTCGTGGACCTACCTCAGCAGCGGCTACCGCCCCGGCGAAGAGCTCCTCGCCGCCCAGATACGCCATGACAGTGCCCACACCGAACGCCTCAAGTCCGAAGGAGAACCCTGGCTGTGA